One window of Pocillopora verrucosa isolate sample1 chromosome 9, ASM3666991v2, whole genome shotgun sequence genomic DNA carries:
- the LOC136283420 gene encoding BTB and MATH domain-containing protein 36-like encodes MEKVCNWGNVNPKSQAKEATLGKVANNPFTQPWEESNVVLIVEGVKFYVHHLILILNSPVFKNMLESGLKEAPTAEITLPGKDADDILNLLKQLYPQEREEISMENVEHLLKLTEEYQIKTVLDLCANFLRYEPKTEDNAMKILLLAQKYRLSNVGDDCRILLAQLSLQSLERYREFPDLNGENLRAIILPRMRRLENVIKKLSPQVSGMVAFALRLWGQGRNDVTWCPVHIPNGIPLFSIKECLQTCPVCKKVMESLASTTSRGEMYGACKEKSKKTKSSYTDHFDSNFTSVMKDLFDLVD; translated from the exons ATGGAAAAGGTCTGCAATTGGGGAAATGTCAACCCAAAGAGCCAAGCCAAAGAAGCAACACTAGGAAAAGTCGCAAACAATCCATTTACTCAGCCGTGGGAGGAAAGCAACGTGGTTCTTATAGTCGAAGGAGTGAAGTTTTACGTGCACCATCTTATTCTCATTTTGAACTCACCAGTATTTAAAAACATGCTTGAATCTGGCCTCAAAGAAGCACCAACTGCTGAGATCACTCTACCGGGAAAGGACGCCGATGACATATTGAATCTTCTCAAACAGTTGTATCCacaagaaagagaagaaatttcAA TGGAAAATGTGGAACACTTACTCAAGCTTACCGAAGAGTACCAAATCAAGACAGTCCTTGACTTATGTGCCAACTTTCTCAGGTATGAGCCCAAAACGGAGGATAATGCCATGAAAATTCTGCTTCTTGCTCAGAAATACAGGCTGAGCAATGTGGGAGACGACTGTCGGATTCTGCTGGCGCAACTGAGTCTACAAAGCCTGGAGAGATATCGAGAATTTCCCGATCTTAACGGTGAAAACCTTCGCGCCATTATCCTCCCAAGAATGAGAAGACTGGAGAACGTTATTAAGAAACTTAGCCCCCAAGTATCAGGAATGGTGGCCTTTGCATTGCGGTTATGGGGCCAGGGGAGGAACGACGTAACGTGGTGTCCTGTTCATATTCCGAATGGAATACCTCTTTTTAGCATCAAAGAATGCCTACAAACCTGCCCTGTTTGTAAAAAAGTGATGGAAAGCTTAGCATCGACTACCTCACGGGGGGAGATGTACGGAGCGTGTAAGGAAAAGTCCAAGAAAACCAAGAGTTCCTACACCGATCACTTTGACAGTAATTTTACCAGCGTCATGAAGGATTTGTTTGATTTAGTTGATTAA
- the LOC136283519 gene encoding uncharacterized protein: MRPDLGRKVFDRQTDQKARYDKISKGREFTLGEEVLVQNFRGEPKWLDGTVTEQTGPVSYKVLVGEQLWKRHVDQMHQKHLSNKDSKPEISVTHSNDTTDIQPVTPLQAETAEKATLKPNETKGSENDNDEGTHAAATAQPQPQIRYPIRQRKAPQRLGFNT, encoded by the coding sequence ATGCGTCCTGACCTCGGTCGGAAAGTATTTGACCGGCAGACGGATCAGAAAGCCAGATACGATAAGATCAGTAAAGGAAGAGAATTCACCCTTGGTGAAGAAGTTCTGGTGCAAAACTTCCGTGGTGAGCCGAAGTGGCTTGATGGCACCGTTACGGAGCAGACCGGTCCCGTCTCCTATAAAGTTTTAGTCGGAGAACAACTTTGGAAGCGCCATGTTGACCAAATGCACCAAAAGCATTTAAGCAACAAAGATAGTAAACCAGAAATCAGTGTAACACATTCAAACGATACCACTGATATCCAACCGGTAACGCCTCTGCAAGCGGAAACCGCGGAAAAAGCCACGCTAAAACCAAATGAAACCAAAGGTAGCGAAAATGACAACGATGAAGGTACGCACGCAGCCGCGACAGCGCAACCTCAACCTCAAATACGCTATCCAATTCGACAGCGTAAAGCACCGCAGCGTTTAGGATTTAATACATAA
- the LOC131779881 gene encoding spermine synthase-like, with amino-acid sequence MSVNHTLLDFRVTPDPSGNWMVSVSEKMGKIIEESFKIEKPEFSSPTTMLFAGQKGIQCTVQLFPDGLVTLDVVQYINNISSEQILKRSDYIDLRDKVDEALSCSKAHFIPTIHRGREILRYHDTSDGRMKEYDFDKEVFKQKSDYQDVWIAHSSRYGNMLFLDLEEMLAESDIDYTKALLGNGRESYKDKDVLILGGGDGGVLNELLKESPKFVTMVEIDKVVIDASINHLRGICGSSMDSYKGHNFEIRIDDCVKAMKEYVKSGKTFDYVINDLTDIPVSVSLHHSHWDFVREILNLTLQVLKPEGKFFAQGTNGATCKKQIEQYEQQLMNLCYPVEFRREFAFVPSFEESWTFYEVWRKRT; translated from the exons ATGTCAGTGAATCATACATTACTTGACTTTCGTGTGACACCAGATCCATCTGGAAACTGGATGGTATCAGTAAGTgagaaaatgggaaaaattattgaagaatcttttaaaattgaaaagccAGAGTTTAGCAGCCCTACCACCATGCTATTTGCTGGTCAAAAGGGAAT TCAGTGTACAGTACAGCTCTTTCCTGATGGTCTTGTCACCCTAGATGTTGTGCAATACATCAATAATATTTCCAGTGAGCAGATCCTTAAAAGAAGT gaCTACATTGATCTCCGCGATAAAGTAGATGAGGCATTGTCTTGTTCAAAGGCACATTTCATCCCTACCATTCATAGAGGAAGAGAAATTTTGCGTTACCATGATACATCAGATGGAAGAATGAAGGAATATGACTTTGACAA GGAAGTGTTTAAGCAAAAGTCTGATTACCAAGATGTATGGATTGCTCATTCCTCACGCTATGGAAATATGTTGTTTTTAGATCTGGAAGAGA TGTTAGCTGAAAGTGACATTGATTACACAAAAGCATTGTTAGGGAATGGTAGAGAGAGCTACAAAGACAAAGATGTCCTCATTCTAGGAGGAGGAGATGGTGGAGTTTTAAATGAGCTTCTTAAGGAGTCTCCAAAGTTTGTCACTATGGTTGAA ATAGACAAAGTTGTTATTGATGCATCAATTAATCATTTACGTGGAATTTGTGGCAGCTCAATGGATTCATACAAAGGACATAATTTTGAG ATTCGAATTGATGACTGTGTCAAGGCAATGAAGGAATATGTGAAAAGTGGAAAGACTTTTGATTATGTTATTAATGACCTTACAGATATACCAGTATCTGTCTCCTTGCATC atTCTCACTGGGATTTTGTGCGCGAAATTTTGAATCTGACACTGCAAGTGCTCAAACCCGAGGGAAAATTCTTCGCCCAG ggTACAAATGGTGCAACATGCAAGAAGCAAATAGAGCAGTATGAACAGCAGTTGATGAATCTCTGTTATCCAGTTGAGTTTAGGAGAGAATTTGCGTTCGTTCCTTCATTTGAAGAAAG CTGGACTTTCTACGAAGTGTGGAGGAAGCGGACATGA
- the LOC136283518 gene encoding kelch-like protein 40, with translation MECNYEITPSELISIVFENSKGCNQEAKERTVEKTHPFSEPWENSDLVLVVEDEKFHVHRQILSIHSPVFKAMLGTNFKEATAKEIPLIGKKVNEILDFLKQLYLKESDGVTLTKAEHLLKLADEYQTKSVFDLCVNYLKTLQKSKHNAIRMLFLANVTTMAREDKRLDSVRSECCGLIKNMALKEISENEYFQNLDSDSLQNVFVEKVQRLEKLISEIHPQFIGLVEFCMLLCLNSPDYESEITRCPEHFSINNKATIDLNFRLESCAVCRSMIQQLVSISEGKKTTVAKVASGGGFFGQSNLFLKYVDHLYGGTSHFDVKLISIVTEFSRTYEEITQANCSAIN, from the exons ATGGAGTGTAATTATGAAATTACGCCGTCTGAGCTGATTTCCATAGTCTTCGAGAACTCGAAAG GTTGTAACCAAGAGGCAAAAGAGAGAACGGTAGAGAAGACACATCCTTTTTCAGAGCCTTGGGAAAATAGTGATTTGGTGCTTGTGGTGGAAGATGAAAAATTCCACGTCCATCGACAGATACTGAGCATCCATTCACCGGTTTTTAAGGCCATGCTgggaacaaatttcaaggaagcAACAGCCAAAGAGATCCCCTTAATAGGGAAAAAGGTTAATGAAATATTGGATTTCCTGAAGCAACTGTACTTGAAAGAGAGTGATGGAGTCACAT TGACCAAGGCAGAGCATCTCCTCAAGTTAGCCGACGAATACCAAACGAAGTCGGTTTTTGATCTTTGCgtaaattacctgaaaactcTGCAGAAGTCTAAACATAATGCTATCCGAATGCTTTTCCTGGCGAATGTTACTACCATGGCAAGGGAGGACAAGAGGCTGGATAGTGTTCGCAGCGAATGCTGTGGGCTAATAAAGAACATGGCACTCAAAGAGATTTCGGAAAATGAGTATTTCCAGAATTTAGATAGTGATAGCCTGCAGAATGTTTTTGTGGAAAAAGTTCAAAGGTTAGAGAAATTAATTAGCGAGATTCATCCTCAATTCATTGGATTGGTGGAGTTTTGTATGTTGTTGTGCTTAAATTCACCTGATTATGAATCAGAAATTACTCGTTGTCCtgaacatttttcaatcaacaaTAAAGCAACAATAGACCTAAATTTTCGACTGGAAAGCTGCGCTGTTTGTAGGAGCATGATCCAGCAGTTAGTTTCTATATCAGAGGGAAAAAAGACCACAGTGGCAAAAGTAGCCAGCGGTGGTGGGTTTTTTGGACAATCAAACTTGTTCTTAAAGTACGTGGATCATCTGTACGGAGGCACCAGTCATTTTGACGTCAAATTAATATCTATTGTAACTGAATTTTCCAGAACTTACGAAGAGATTACTCAAGCAAATTGTTCGGCAATAAATTAA